One window from the genome of Fulvivirga lutea encodes:
- a CDS encoding gamma carbonic anhydrase family protein — protein sequence MALIKSVRGFEPHFGNDCFLADNCTVVGEVRMGDRCTVWFNAVVRGDVHSITIGNDTNIQDGAIIHCTYQKAKTVIGSKVSIAHGAIVHGCTIEDNVLVGMGAIIMDDAIIGKGSVIAAGAIILPGTVVEPNSIMAGVPAIKVKETSDKMHEVIERTAKNYPMYSKWYN from the coding sequence ATGGCCTTGATTAAATCTGTAAGGGGTTTTGAACCTCATTTTGGAAATGATTGCTTTTTGGCTGATAACTGCACGGTAGTAGGCGAAGTGAGAATGGGTGATAGATGTACGGTTTGGTTTAATGCCGTAGTGCGCGGAGATGTGCATTCGATAACTATTGGAAATGATACCAATATTCAGGATGGTGCTATAATTCATTGTACCTACCAAAAAGCAAAAACGGTAATTGGTAGCAAAGTTTCAATAGCTCATGGTGCAATTGTGCATGGCTGTACTATTGAAGATAACGTTTTAGTGGGTATGGGTGCAATAATTATGGATGACGCTATAATAGGTAAAGGCTCTGTAATAGCAGCCGGGGCAATAATCCTTCCTGGTACTGTAGTTGAACCAAATTCCATCATGGCTGGTGTACCGGCCATTAAGGTGAAAGAAACGAGCGATAAAATGCATGAAGTCATTGAAAGAACAGCCAAAAACTATCCTATGTATTCTAAATGGTATAACTAA
- a CDS encoding YceI family protein, giving the protein MKTNIYSKLLILTAIGFLFSCNPKSEGTDAEVSEAKEVEDVSASQEYTVNTEKSVVSWIGSKPTGKHNGTIPISSGTVAVEGDAIVGGSIDMNITEISNDDLAENPEMQAKLVGHLKSADFFDAENHPTANFTITSVEPYSAKDSIKVKKEFESEYKPASAKEHRVESPTHKITGNLTMRGKTLSVSFPANVTLTDGQIMAKAKFNIDRTQWGLQYGDEADVVDKAKDKFIYNTVNVGFEVVADAPSM; this is encoded by the coding sequence ATGAAAACGAATATTTATTCAAAATTATTAATTCTTACAGCTATAGGCTTTCTATTTTCTTGCAACCCAAAGTCTGAAGGTACAGATGCAGAAGTTTCAGAGGCAAAGGAAGTAGAAGATGTATCTGCATCTCAAGAATATACTGTTAATACCGAAAAAAGTGTTGTAAGCTGGATTGGAAGTAAACCAACTGGTAAGCACAATGGTACTATTCCTATCTCAAGCGGAACTGTTGCTGTTGAAGGAGACGCCATTGTGGGAGGATCAATTGATATGAACATCACAGAAATTTCGAATGATGATTTGGCTGAGAACCCTGAAATGCAGGCTAAGCTTGTAGGTCACTTAAAGTCTGCTGACTTTTTTGATGCTGAAAACCATCCAACTGCAAACTTCACAATTACATCTGTTGAGCCTTACTCAGCTAAAGATTCAATCAAAGTAAAAAAAGAGTTTGAAAGCGAGTATAAGCCAGCATCAGCAAAAGAGCATAGAGTTGAATCGCCAACGCATAAGATCACAGGAAATCTTACCATGAGGGGCAAAACACTAAGTGTTTCGTTCCCTGCCAATGTTACTCTTACAGACGGACAGATAATGGCTAAAGCAAAATTCAATATTGATAGAACCCAATGGGGCCTACAGTATGGTGATGAGGCTGATGTAGTGGATAAGGCAAAAGATAAATTTATTTACAACACAGTAAACGTAGGATTCGAGGTGGTAGCAGACGCTCCATCTATGTAA
- a CDS encoding anthranilate synthase component I family protein, which produces MKTKQEFQLPKNNLKGFIHQALSWASGFEHFTYFNPNNYTFPHNPFEHILLVGDSLLNISSGSSFENLQQKLTNRSYLAGHFSYDLKNEIEKLMSNNQRLIDSAETSFFKATTIITFRGESIQIETEADPLIILKEIQQSAQDHHPQPSIQFEQLVSKSEYIQTAKKLINHIIEGDIYEINYCIPFLSESCKIDPIQTYLLLCEKYPAPFSVLYKNKNQYVISGSPERFLKKEGNKLISQPIKGTAKRGATNEEDELIKKELRANKKELAENMMIVDLVRNDLARSCKPGSVKVEEMFGIYSFPLWHQMISTVTGLLKPDTDTIQAIKNAFPMGSMTGAPKIKVMELAEQYEITKRGIYSGAIGYIKPNGDFDFNVVIRSLIYDQETETCTFHVGSAITYDSDPASEYDECLLKAKTLISLF; this is translated from the coding sequence ATGAAAACCAAACAGGAATTTCAACTTCCCAAAAACAATTTAAAGGGCTTCATTCATCAAGCATTGAGTTGGGCTTCCGGCTTTGAACATTTCACTTATTTCAATCCAAACAACTACACATTTCCGCATAACCCATTTGAGCACATTCTTTTAGTGGGTGACTCGTTGTTAAATATTTCATCTGGTTCATCATTTGAAAATCTACAACAGAAACTTACTAACCGTAGCTATTTAGCAGGCCACTTTTCTTACGACTTAAAAAATGAGATTGAAAAACTAATGAGTAACAATCAAAGACTAATAGACTCAGCCGAGACTTCCTTTTTCAAGGCTACTACAATAATTACCTTCCGAGGAGAGTCAATCCAAATTGAAACAGAAGCCGATCCATTAATAATACTCAAAGAAATTCAGCAATCAGCTCAAGATCATCATCCGCAACCTTCTATTCAATTTGAGCAGTTGGTATCTAAAAGTGAATACATTCAAACGGCCAAAAAACTTATCAACCATATCATTGAAGGCGATATTTACGAAATTAATTACTGTATCCCATTCTTAAGTGAAAGTTGCAAAATTGATCCCATTCAAACATACTTACTGTTATGCGAAAAATACCCTGCACCATTTTCAGTATTGTATAAAAACAAAAATCAATATGTTATCAGTGGTAGCCCAGAAAGATTTTTAAAGAAAGAAGGAAATAAACTTATATCGCAACCTATTAAAGGAACAGCCAAAAGAGGCGCCACTAATGAAGAAGATGAATTAATCAAAAAAGAGCTTAGAGCCAATAAAAAAGAATTGGCTGAAAATATGATGATTGTCGATTTAGTTCGAAATGATTTAGCGAGAAGTTGTAAACCCGGTAGCGTAAAAGTAGAAGAAATGTTTGGTATATATTCTTTCCCTCTTTGGCATCAGATGATATCTACCGTTACAGGTTTACTGAAACCTGATACCGACACAATTCAGGCAATAAAAAATGCTTTCCCAATGGGAAGCATGACTGGTGCTCCCAAAATAAAAGTGATGGAGTTAGCCGAACAATATGAAATCACAAAAAGAGGCATTTATTCAGGAGCCATAGGCTACATTAAACCCAATGGCGATTTTGATTTTAACGTTGTGATAAGAAGTCTCATTTATGATCAAGAAACTGAAACTTGCACCTTCCATGTAGGTAGTGCCATCACCTATGATTCTGACCCTGCATCTGAGTATGATGAGTGCTTACTTAAAGCAAAAACACTTATTTCTCTTTTTTAA
- the miaB gene encoding tRNA (N6-isopentenyl adenosine(37)-C2)-methylthiotransferase MiaB: protein MDNLINDINILDGSEAEACETVKVSKKTNTGKDRKLYIESYGCQMNFSDSEIVSSIMSENGFDTTSDYEDADVIFLNTCSIREKAEQTVRMRLSQFNGVKRKKPELMIGVLGCMAERLKTKLLDEEKIVDLVVGPDAYRDLPNLVGEVDEGQKAVNTFLSREETYADITPVRLNSNGVTAFISIMRGCDNMCSFCVVPFTRGRERSRDPYSIVKEAQDLFDKGYREVTLLGQNVDSYKWSPEVNNKARLEKSEVSEIVNFANLIEMVAQIHPDLRVRFSTSHPKDITDEVLHTMKKYENICKCIHLPVQSGNTRVLELMNRTYTRDWYINRVDAIRSILGEDCGITSDMITGFCTETEEEHKDTLTLMDYVKYDFSYMFFYSERPGTLAEKKYEDDIPLEVKKRRLSEVIAKQKETSFERNKRDIGKVHKVLIEGRSKKSAEQLQGRNTANKVVIFDNEGQQKGQYVNVLVEDCSAGTLFGKITERKNDL, encoded by the coding sequence ATGGATAATTTAATAAACGACATAAATATTCTAGACGGATCAGAGGCTGAAGCTTGCGAAACTGTAAAGGTTTCTAAAAAGACAAACACGGGAAAAGACAGAAAGCTATATATTGAAAGTTATGGCTGTCAGATGAATTTTTCCGATAGTGAAATTGTCTCATCAATCATGTCAGAAAATGGCTTTGACACTACTTCTGACTATGAAGATGCCGATGTCATATTTCTTAATACGTGCTCAATTCGTGAAAAAGCTGAGCAAACGGTAAGAATGCGTTTATCGCAGTTCAATGGTGTTAAGCGTAAAAAACCTGAATTAATGATTGGTGTGTTGGGCTGCATGGCCGAACGTTTAAAAACCAAGTTACTTGACGAAGAAAAAATTGTTGATTTAGTAGTTGGTCCCGATGCGTACAGAGACCTGCCAAATTTAGTAGGTGAAGTAGATGAAGGACAAAAAGCGGTGAACACCTTCCTATCAAGAGAAGAAACTTATGCCGACATTACTCCGGTAAGATTAAACTCTAATGGTGTTACGGCATTCATTTCTATAATGAGAGGCTGTGATAATATGTGTTCATTTTGCGTTGTTCCTTTTACTCGTGGTAGAGAACGTAGCCGAGACCCCTACTCAATTGTGAAGGAAGCTCAAGACTTATTTGACAAAGGATACCGGGAGGTAACATTGCTCGGACAGAATGTAGATTCATATAAATGGTCACCAGAAGTAAACAATAAAGCAAGGCTCGAAAAATCTGAAGTTAGCGAAATCGTAAACTTTGCAAACCTCATTGAGATGGTAGCTCAGATTCACCCTGATTTAAGAGTTCGTTTTTCCACTTCTCATCCGAAAGATATTACTGATGAAGTACTTCATACAATGAAGAAGTATGAAAACATCTGCAAATGCATTCACTTACCGGTACAAAGTGGTAATACAAGAGTTTTAGAGTTAATGAATAGAACTTATACTCGTGATTGGTACATAAACAGGGTTGATGCCATCCGCTCCATTTTAGGCGAAGACTGCGGCATAACTTCAGATATGATCACAGGTTTTTGTACTGAAACCGAAGAAGAGCATAAAGACACACTGACCTTAATGGATTATGTGAAATACGATTTCTCCTACATGTTCTTCTACAGCGAAAGACCTGGTACTTTGGCAGAAAAGAAATATGAAGATGACATTCCTCTTGAAGTGAAGAAGAGACGGTTAAGTGAGGTGATAGCCAAACAAAAGGAAACTTCCTTCGAAAGAAATAAGAGAGATATTGGTAAAGTTCACAAAGTTCTAATCGAAGGAAGATCGAAAAAATCAGCGGAGCAATTGCAAGGTAGAAATACGGCTAACAAGGTAGTGATTTTTGATAATGAAGGTCAGCAAAAAGGCCAATATGTAAATGTACTTGTAGAAGATTGTAGCGCTGGAACGTTATTTGGTAAAATAACCGAAAGAAAAAACGATCTATGA
- a CDS encoding sigma-54 interaction domain-containing protein, whose protein sequence is MNESELRSVKQRFGIIGNSDLLNHAIAVAMQVAPTDMSVLITGESGSGKESFSKIIHHLSPRKHNQFIAINCGSIPEGTIDSELFGHEKGSFTGAHEARKGYFEVTNGGTIFLDEIGEMPLATQARLLRVLENGEFIKVGSSKVQKTDVRVVAATNVNLLKNVDSGKFREDLYYRLSTVPIYVPPLRERGNDIDLLFRKFASDFSERYRVKPITLTDDAKKILLQYRFPGNIRQLKNIVEQISVLSAEDKTITAEQLSHYLPNQNSSLPALYNSKDKESLSERDLLYKVLFDMKKDMNELKKFVLDVMQDDSPKKDILKDHSSLFENIDNASSSEPKRPDEPVLLNITSSNSDSSNDYEEDDTHDIEDITHEMEEEESLSLEKKEKELIIKALAKNKNKRKYAAQDLGISERTLYRKIKQYELEDL, encoded by the coding sequence ATGAACGAATCTGAATTAAGAAGTGTCAAACAACGATTTGGCATTATAGGCAACTCTGATTTATTAAACCATGCCATTGCAGTAGCTATGCAGGTAGCTCCTACTGATATGTCCGTATTAATTACTGGTGAAAGTGGTAGTGGTAAAGAGTCGTTTAGTAAGATTATTCATCATCTGAGTCCAAGAAAGCATAATCAATTTATTGCTATCAACTGTGGGTCTATTCCTGAGGGAACCATTGATTCAGAACTTTTTGGACATGAAAAAGGATCTTTTACTGGTGCACATGAAGCTCGTAAAGGTTATTTTGAAGTTACTAATGGTGGAACCATCTTCCTGGATGAAATTGGAGAAATGCCATTGGCTACTCAGGCCCGTTTACTTCGTGTTTTAGAAAATGGTGAATTTATAAAGGTCGGTTCTTCCAAAGTACAAAAAACCGATGTTCGCGTAGTAGCTGCTACAAATGTTAATCTTCTTAAAAATGTAGATAGCGGCAAATTCAGAGAAGACCTATACTACAGATTGAGTACTGTACCTATTTATGTTCCTCCATTGCGTGAGCGCGGTAATGATATTGATCTGCTATTTAGAAAATTTGCTTCTGATTTTTCCGAGCGATACCGTGTTAAGCCAATAACATTAACAGATGATGCAAAAAAAATACTACTTCAATATCGTTTTCCCGGTAACATACGACAGTTGAAGAACATTGTGGAGCAAATTTCTGTATTGTCTGCAGAAGATAAAACCATTACGGCTGAACAGCTTTCACATTATCTTCCAAATCAGAACAGTTCTCTTCCTGCCCTTTACAATAGTAAGGATAAGGAAAGCCTATCAGAAAGAGACTTATTGTATAAGGTGCTTTTTGATATGAAGAAAGATATGAACGAATTGAAAAAATTCGTTCTGGATGTTATGCAAGATGATTCGCCAAAGAAGGATATATTAAAAGATCACAGCAGCTTATTTGAAAATATTGATAACGCCAGCAGTTCTGAACCTAAAAGACCTGATGAACCAGTATTGTTGAACATAACATCCAGCAACTCAGATTCATCCAATGACTATGAAGAAGATGACACACATGATATTGAAGACATCACTCATGAAATGGAAGAAGAAGAATCTCTTTCTTTGGAGAAAAAAGAAAAAGAACTGATTATAAAAGCTTTAGCAAAAAACAAAAATAAACGTAAGTATGCTGCACAAGATTTGGGCATCTCAGAACGTACACTTTACAGAAAAATAAAACAATATGAGCTTGAAGATCTGTAG
- the lptE gene encoding LPS assembly lipoprotein LptE has translation MSLKICRAFLSASTLLLILKLSGCGIYSFTGVAITAETLTIETFYNEAEGGPPDLAQTFTNKLRDYYLQNTNLTLVKNDGELQIEGVVTGYKLSPVAPTAAGGNNVGLSDLTRLTITVSATYTNTEDDTFNFENKRFSFYSDFDSNQNLTVIENRLIEEIYDQIILDIFNASVANW, from the coding sequence ATGAGCTTGAAGATCTGTAGAGCATTTTTAAGTGCCAGTACGCTTTTGCTGATACTTAAATTGTCCGGATGTGGTATTTATTCCTTTACTGGTGTGGCAATTACTGCTGAAACACTCACCATTGAAACATTTTATAATGAAGCTGAAGGTGGTCCACCCGATTTGGCACAAACCTTCACCAACAAGCTGCGAGATTACTATTTGCAAAATACAAACTTGACACTCGTTAAAAACGATGGTGAGTTGCAGATAGAAGGTGTAGTAACGGGTTATAAACTATCTCCTGTTGCTCCTACAGCAGCAGGTGGTAATAATGTAGGCCTTTCCGACTTAACAAGACTAACAATTACTGTATCAGCTACTTACACAAATACGGAAGACGATACTTTCAATTTTGAAAATAAAAGATTCTCATTTTATTCCGACTTTGATAGCAACCAGAATCTAACTGTAATTGAAAATAGACTAATTGAAGAAATATATGACCAGATTATTTTGGACATATTCAATGCTTCGGTTGCCAATTGGTGA
- a CDS encoding tetratricopeptide repeat protein, whose translation MNKQKFNSVVVEPDSVTLSDAKDLSSLAKTYPYSQIIHSLVAKGYSGKNEQHYKKAVATAAMYTTDRQVLKELVMPKQQAAPVKRKEAPQEDRPKEVPEQVQQKEAPKENTGKRKVDIDVSSFNTDSEILRKSLWTDLEQLKASKASYLEAFDHLDDKKTTSKAKKTVVSDSKKTTSKTSTAKNIKAESKTKPTVSTKASTKKQKTTSKKATTTAKPKATVSKIKETSKEPVKKTAKAKSSSNTTKAKASKPKAAAKKDSTSVKKKAENPSVSKASIKEQIKIIDSFIDREPSISSKPVKTVSGDQKDLSEKSTSFGDDLLSENLAQILVEQGKTQKAIDMYKKLIWKFPQKKTYFAARIEELTK comes from the coding sequence TTGAATAAACAGAAGTTTAATAGTGTAGTTGTAGAACCGGATAGTGTCACACTATCTGATGCCAAGGATCTGTCGTCATTGGCTAAAACCTATCCGTATAGTCAAATTATACATTCTTTGGTAGCCAAAGGGTACTCAGGTAAAAATGAGCAACATTACAAAAAAGCTGTAGCTACCGCAGCGATGTACACCACCGACAGGCAAGTTCTTAAAGAACTGGTAATGCCTAAGCAGCAGGCAGCACCTGTGAAGAGAAAAGAAGCACCACAAGAGGATCGGCCAAAAGAAGTACCTGAACAAGTGCAACAAAAAGAAGCACCGAAGGAGAATACAGGAAAAAGGAAAGTTGATATTGATGTATCATCTTTCAACACTGACTCTGAAATACTCAGAAAAAGTTTATGGACTGATCTAGAGCAACTAAAAGCAAGTAAAGCCAGTTATCTGGAAGCATTTGATCATTTAGATGATAAAAAAACAACTTCTAAAGCAAAAAAAACTGTAGTATCAGACTCTAAAAAAACAACTTCGAAAACATCAACAGCTAAAAACATTAAAGCTGAAAGCAAAACTAAGCCGACTGTAAGTACAAAGGCATCTACTAAAAAGCAAAAAACTACATCTAAGAAAGCTACTACCACTGCTAAGCCTAAGGCCACCGTTTCTAAAATAAAAGAAACCAGCAAAGAACCTGTTAAGAAAACAGCAAAAGCAAAATCTTCTTCAAATACAACAAAAGCAAAAGCGAGTAAACCAAAAGCTGCTGCCAAAAAAGATTCTACCAGCGTAAAAAAAAAGGCTGAAAACCCCTCCGTTTCAAAAGCCTCCATTAAAGAACAAATAAAAATTATCGATTCTTTTATTGACAGAGAACCTAGCATTAGCTCAAAGCCGGTTAAAACAGTTTCTGGGGATCAAAAGGATTTGTCAGAGAAGAGTACAAGCTTTGGAGATGACCTATTATCGGAAAATTTGGCGCAGATACTTGTTGAACAAGGTAAGACTCAGAAGGCGATTGATATGTACAAAAAATTAATTTGGAAATTTCCCCAAAAAAAGACTTACTTTGCAGCTCGAATAGAAGAATTGACAAAATAA
- the secG gene encoding preprotein translocase subunit SecG encodes MLTLILSLILLACVLLILVILAQNSKGGGLSSQFGGSGASNMIGVKKTGDLLERLTWGFIIAIFVLSIGTNLITTKGGSSTDQFIDRAQEQQGGGTPALDLGGVEEESTTEGEEGEAVDLGDLESEDSEGGE; translated from the coding sequence ATGTTAACATTAATTTTAAGCTTAATTTTACTTGCTTGTGTGCTATTAATCCTGGTTATACTTGCTCAAAATTCTAAAGGAGGAGGTTTATCTAGCCAATTTGGTGGTTCAGGTGCTAGTAATATGATAGGTGTGAAGAAAACAGGTGATCTTCTTGAAAGGTTAACTTGGGGATTTATCATCGCAATATTCGTTCTATCAATTGGAACTAACTTAATCACTACTAAAGGTGGTTCAAGCACAGATCAATTTATTGACAGAGCACAAGAGCAGCAAGGTGGTGGAACACCAGCCTTAGATTTAGGCGGAGTGGAAGAAGAATCAACTACCGAAGGTGAAGAAGGTGAAGCGGTTGACCTTGGTGATTTAGAAAGTGAAGATTCAGAAGGTGGTGAATAA
- a CDS encoding co-chaperone GroES — protein MSKVNIKPLADRVLVEAAAAEEKTASGIIIPDTAKEKPQKGKVIAVGNGKKDEPLTVKAGDSVLYGKYAGTEITVDGKEYLIMRESDIFAIV, from the coding sequence ATGTCAAAAGTAAACATCAAACCTCTTGCAGACAGAGTTCTTGTTGAAGCTGCTGCTGCTGAAGAAAAAACAGCATCAGGAATCATTATTCCTGACACTGCTAAGGAAAAACCACAGAAAGGTAAAGTAATAGCAGTTGGTAACGGTAAGAAAGATGAGCCACTAACTGTAAAGGCTGGTGATTCTGTACTTTATGGCAAATATGCTGGTACTGAAATCACTGTAGATGGTAAGGAATATCTCATTATGAGAGAATCTGACATCTTCGCGATTGTTTAA
- the groL gene encoding chaperonin GroEL (60 kDa chaperone family; promotes refolding of misfolded polypeptides especially under stressful conditions; forms two stacked rings of heptamers to form a barrel-shaped 14mer; ends can be capped by GroES; misfolded proteins enter the barrel where they are refolded when GroES binds), producing MAKEISFDTSARDQLKKGVDKLADAVKVTLGPKGRNVILDKKFGAPTVTKDGVSVAKDIELENAVENMGAQLVKEVASKTADDAGDGTTTATVLAQSIFAHGIKNVAAGANPMDLKRGIDKAVAAVVADLKKQSKTIKNSNEIAQVGTISANNDSEIGQMIADAMDKVGKDGVITVEEAKGTETEVKTVEGMQFDRGYLSPYFVTNADKMEAELDNPYILIYDKKISSMKELLPILEATAQTGKPLLIISEDVDGEALATLVVNKIRGSLKIAAVKAPGFGDRRKAMLEDIAILTGGTVISEERGYKLENATLDYLGTAEKINIDKDNTTIVNGAGKKADITARVNQIKQQIENTTSDYDKEKLQERLAKLSGGVAILYIGAATEVEMKEKKDRVDDALHATRAAVQEGVVAGGGVALIRAIDALAKLEGENEDQNTGINIVRLALESPLRTIVENAGMEGSVVIQKVREGKKDFGFNARNNTYENMIASGVIDPTKVTRMALENAASIAGLLLTTEAVVSDIKEDEPAPAMPGGGGMPGMM from the coding sequence ATGGCTAAAGAAATATCATTTGATACTTCAGCAAGAGATCAACTAAAAAAAGGCGTTGATAAACTAGCTGATGCAGTAAAAGTAACCTTAGGCCCTAAGGGAAGAAATGTAATTTTAGATAAGAAATTCGGTGCTCCTACTGTAACTAAAGATGGTGTGTCTGTTGCTAAAGACATTGAATTAGAAAATGCAGTAGAAAACATGGGAGCTCAGCTTGTAAAAGAAGTTGCTTCTAAAACTGCTGACGATGCTGGTGATGGTACAACTACAGCAACTGTTCTAGCTCAATCTATATTTGCTCACGGTATTAAAAACGTAGCTGCTGGTGCTAACCCTATGGACCTTAAAAGAGGTATCGATAAAGCAGTTGCAGCTGTTGTTGCTGACTTGAAAAAACAGTCAAAAACAATCAAAAATTCTAATGAAATTGCTCAGGTAGGTACTATCTCTGCCAACAACGATAGCGAAATCGGTCAAATGATCGCTGATGCTATGGATAAAGTTGGTAAAGATGGTGTGATCACTGTTGAAGAAGCTAAAGGAACAGAAACTGAAGTTAAAACTGTAGAAGGTATGCAGTTTGACAGAGGTTACTTATCTCCTTACTTCGTTACTAACGCAGATAAGATGGAAGCTGAATTAGATAACCCTTACATCTTAATCTACGATAAGAAAATTTCTTCGATGAAAGAATTGCTTCCAATTCTTGAAGCAACAGCACAAACTGGCAAACCATTATTAATTATTTCTGAGGATGTTGATGGTGAAGCTCTTGCTACTCTAGTAGTGAACAAAATTAGAGGTTCTCTAAAAATTGCTGCTGTTAAAGCCCCAGGCTTTGGAGACAGAAGAAAAGCAATGTTAGAGGATATCGCTATTCTAACTGGTGGTACAGTAATTTCTGAAGAGAGAGGTTACAAATTAGAGAACGCTACTCTTGATTACTTAGGTACTGCTGAGAAAATAAACATTGATAAAGATAACACTACAATTGTAAATGGTGCCGGTAAAAAAGCTGACATCACTGCAAGAGTGAATCAAATCAAACAACAAATAGAAAATACTACTTCTGACTACGATAAAGAAAAACTACAAGAGAGACTTGCAAAGCTTTCTGGTGGTGTGGCTATCCTTTACATAGGAGCTGCTACAGAAGTAGAAATGAAAGAGAAGAAAGATAGAGTTGATGATGCGTTACACGCTACAAGAGCTGCTGTACAAGAAGGTGTAGTTGCTGGTGGTGGTGTTGCACTTATCAGAGCTATTGATGCTTTAGCGAAATTAGAAGGCGAAAATGAAGACCAAAATACTGGTATCAACATCGTAAGATTGGCATTAGAGTCTCCATTGAGAACAATCGTTGAGAATGCTGGTATGGAAGGATCTGTTGTAATCCAGAAAGTGAGAGAAGGTAAGAAAGACTTTGGTTTCAATGCTAGAAACAATACATATGAGAATATGATTGCTTCTGGTGTTATCGATCCAACTAAAGTAACTAGAATGGCATTAGAAAATGCTGCTTCTATCGCTGGATTGTTATTAACAACTGAAGCCGTTGTTTCTGACATAAAGGAAGATGAGCCAGCCCCGGCAATGCCAGGTGGCGGTGGAATGCCAGGAATGATGTAA
- a CDS encoding DUF1987 domain-containing protein: MDNYTLTPTPKTPRLYFNSESGDFEISGRSIPENSIEFYRPLMEWLDKYVSAPSTKTRMTVNLEYFNTSSSKCLVEIFRKLEKTLGNSDVKILWHYEEEDEDMMESGEDFKKIIKVPLELVVSK; the protein is encoded by the coding sequence ATGGATAATTATACATTAACACCAACACCCAAAACACCAAGATTATATTTTAACTCAGAATCTGGTGATTTCGAAATATCTGGTCGCTCTATTCCAGAAAATTCTATAGAGTTTTACCGACCGCTGATGGAATGGTTAGATAAATATGTGAGTGCGCCAAGCACGAAAACAAGAATGACAGTAAATCTTGAGTATTTTAATACCAGTTCTTCAAAATGCCTTGTTGAAATATTTAGAAAATTGGAGAAAACCTTGGGTAACTCTGATGTTAAAATTTTGTGGCACTATGAAGAGGAAGATGAAGATATGATGGAGTCCGGTGAAGACTTTAAGAAGATTATAAAGGTGCCGTTAGAGTTGGTCGTCTCTAAATAA
- a CDS encoding SiaB family protein kinase, translated as MSDFSLMIGEFDIKEKYNRFFSEATVYSYLGHLDKKQLDDVLIHLEKSLSDSLPSKIAIKKIYNILVESLQNIFGYLEGNNENGNFLDAFVFVNKSDSCYHIATGNFMMRKDVRSIKSRIEIVNSLDRDELKDLYRGVLDIGGESQGGGAGLGFIDMAKRSSGELASEFIDVDDEHVFFILELDVKI; from the coding sequence ATGTCTGATTTTAGCTTAATGATTGGTGAATTTGATATTAAGGAAAAGTATAACCGTTTCTTCAGTGAAGCAACGGTATACAGCTACTTAGGTCATCTGGATAAAAAGCAGCTTGACGATGTTTTAATTCACCTTGAAAAATCATTAAGTGATTCATTACCATCAAAAATTGCGATCAAGAAAATTTATAATATTCTTGTCGAGAGCCTACAGAATATTTTTGGCTATTTAGAAGGCAATAATGAAAACGGTAATTTTCTAGATGCCTTCGTTTTTGTTAATAAATCTGACTCTTGTTATCATATTGCTACCGGTAATTTTATGATGCGAAAAGATGTAAGAAGCATTAAGTCCAGAATAGAGATTGTAAACTCTCTGGATAGAGATGAGCTTAAAGATCTTTATCGCGGTGTTTTAGATATCGGTGGAGAGTCACAAGGTGGGGGAGCAGGGTTAGGTTTCATTGACATGGCAAAACGTTCTTCAGGTGAGTTAGCATCAGAATTTATTGATGTGGATGATGAACATGTTTTCTTTATATTAGAATTAGATGTTAAAATATAA